GCTATCTGACCGCCCGCCTCAACCGTGACGGGCGCGGCACCCGTGTGGAGATCCATCCCCTCAACCAGTCCCAGGTGTCGCGGCCGCGTCAGCGGCCGGTGGAGTTCCGGGCGATGAACGTGCGCCGCTGGGACCGGATCGTCGCCGCGTGGGCGGCCGGCGACGACCAGGAGCTCGATGACGCGTGGGTCGACCTGGTTGTCGACCTCGGATCGCAGTGGGGCCAGTACGAGTACGTCACCAACGTGGGCTTCGCCGCCTGACCTTGGCCTTTCCTGGTTCGACAACGACGGCACGCCGTGAAGACGGCGTGCCGGGGCAGACACTCCCGCGCCCACGCCCCACAGAGAGCGAGTCGGCTCTCTGTCGTCTATGTCTTCAGGCCACACACGACAGATGGCAATGGTTCTGCGCCCTCAACAGACCGGATGGATGAGTGACCGCTCGGTTGCCGCAGGGCTGGGCGGCTACGAGCAGTCTGTGATGTTCTTCGCGGCCTGTTCGACACCAGGGTCGAGTGGGGAGGCGGCAACCAGCCCGCTCTGTGCGGCGCGCGTGGGTGGCCAGGTCGTGTTCGCCGACGTGGAAGTGGCCCACGAGCGGGGTGCCGGCGGCCGCCATGTTTGCTTCGATTGCGCGGACGAAACCAGGTTCGGGCCCGGAGCCGGCCGTTGGCGGCTTCCAGCGATCATGCCGAGAAATGCCGGGGACGGTGGTAGTGGAAGGTGGGGTGGCGCTCGCGCAGCAGCGCGCCGCTCAGTTCAGCGGTGAGCGGGCGCTCGTGACGGTCTTCCGGCATGGCGCCGTGGGTGAGAGTGTCTGCGACAGGTACCCTGTTGCCGGCCGCCAGTACGACGAAGCAGTCGATGAACTCACGGTGCGGCCAGGTCGGGCGGCCAGCGAGCACGACGGAGTCGAAGTGACGGCGACCCCACTGCAATGCGTCGAGCAAGGGGAGCGTCGTCGCTCGTGAGGTGCCTGAAGTCGGCGGGCGCAGTCGACCAAGCAGTGTGCTGATTGGCCAGCAGCCCACCCGCTGATCTGCCGGCACAGGCCGTCCACAGCAGGGTGCTGAGGGGCCCAGGCCAGGCCCGCCGGCGCTGTTCGGCGGCTTTGCGCTCCCGTGCACGACGGGAGTCAGTGCCATGTCGGTCCTGTACGGCTTGTACTCGTGCACCAGCAGTACCCGCAGCCCCTGCCGTGCCCACGCGACCGCGACCTGAACGGCGAGCGTGCCCAGTTCAGGCCGGTCCTCCAGCAGGAACTGCACCGCCCGCCCGCCGCGCGGGGAAGACGCCGTGCCGCGGACCTGCCTGTAGCACACCAGCCGCATGCTGCGCCTTGCGGGCACGGGCCTTGGGGCCGCTCGCACCGGACTTGGTCATAAGGATCGATCTCCGCTCCAGGGCCCCCGCAACCCCGCAGACGCGCGGGCATGGACGAAATGGTGCGGGACCGTCCCTGGAACCGAGTCGGTTCCGGTGTCCTTCCCCTGATGCAGGACCAATTCGGGGTACCGGACACAGAGTCGCGGGGTGCGCATCCTGCCGCAGCCCAGGACCATAGCCACACGCGAAGCAGTCCGGCGCGAATCCTTCCAAACTGCTTTCCATCCCTTGTAGTTGTTTCTGAACTCCTGTCAGTCAGATCGGGCAGCCTTGCCGGGAACCGAACTGTCAGTACGGCCGTCTATGTTCAGCTCATGACACAGATGGATCTTTCTGCGTTCGAGCGTGAGTGGACTCGCTTTGAGTCCTGGCTCCAGGTGAACTCGCCCGCTGATCACGCCATGTTGCGAAGGCCAGCGGTCCCCGAGCGGCTCATCGAGCTGGAGTCGCGGCTCGGCTTCGATCTGCATCCGGAGCTCAGGGCACTGCTGCAGCACCATGATGGAGCCGCTGGACCTGTTGCCGTTCCTGGCCCCCGCAGGCCCCTTCCCGCTGGTGCATTTCTTCCGCTGGGGCACCGGCTCAGCGGCGTGGACGACATCGCGTCGATGTACGACATGATCGTGGACGTTGGCGAAGACAACATCGATGCTGACCTGTGGGAGGACGATGCACTGGCCGTAAATCTGCATCGCTGCGTGCCGTTCGCGCTTCCCAACGACGGCGGGGTTGCCTTTGTCGACCACCGGCCCGGCCCCTCATATGGTCACGTGCATGAGATGGGCATCGGGTCCGGAGACCTGGACGGGACCCTATGGGCAACCAGTCTGACGCAGCTGTTCAGCACCTTGGCCGACGCGTTGGAATCTGACGGTCCGTTCCTCCACTACTGGCCCACACCTTTCGAAGACTCGTCAGGCCACCGCTGCTTGGAGTGGCAGATCCGAACCTGAAGCCCAGTAGGGCATGCGCTGTGGTGCTCAGCGACGCACCGCCTGTTGGCCCTCCTGCAGGTCAGCGGGCGGTGTGCGGGTGGCGCGGCCGCCGGGACGGTGTGCAGGTGGCCAACGAGGAACGGCGGACGATCCGCCTCACCCCGCAGGCCGGTCACGAGCGGGCACCGGGTGGATCTGGCCACGTCTCACCGTCTGCCTGACGTCGGCCTGGCCATTGATCGACTGCAACGCCGTCATCGCGCGATGAGTCCGTGACACCGGACATGAACTGATCGCCATCGCGTCCGGCGCTGATCCGACCCCGTGGCGGGGTCACCGCCGCACCACGGTCCCTGCGTGGTGCCGGGCCGCCATTCCCACGCGGTCCGGCACCACGCAGAGCGAGGGGAGATCACCAGGGCAGGACCTGGTTCTCGTAGTCGACGAAGTGCAGCCCCCTCTCGCCGGCGCGCGCCTCCAGGGTGTTCACGACGCCGGGGATGCTCTCGTCGATCTCCAGCAGGGCTCCGGGGCCGCCGAGCCCGGTGCGCACCCAGCCGGGGTTTACCAGCAGTAGGGTGCGCGGGTCGTCGGCGTTGCGGGCGGCGTAGCTGCGCATGAGCTGGTTGAGGGCGGACTTGCTGGCGCGGTAGACCTCGTTGCCGCCGTTGGTGTTCATGGTCAGGCTGCCCTGGCGAGAGGACATGACGGCGATCATTCCGGTCTCTATGACCAGCGGGCCGAGCGTCTCGATCACCCGCATGGGGCTGAGCGCGTTGGTGACCATGACCTCCGTAAACGACTCGATGGTGACCTCGCTGACGGGGATGTTCGCGTGGGCGATGCCCGCGTTGACGAACAGCAGGTCCAGGTCGCGTCCCGACAGCCGGTCGCGCAGGGCGGAGATCTGCTCCGGTTTGGTGGTGTCCACGTGCTCCACGGTCACCCGGCCGTCCGAGGAGTCGACCAGGTCGTGCAGGCCCGTGCGTCGGTCGCCTCGCACCGTGCCGATGACGTCCCAGCCGCGTCGCGCGAGTTCGGTGGCCAGCGCGAGCCCCAAGGTCCGGGAGGCGCCGATGACGAGGGCGGTCTTGTGGTTCGACTCTTGCACCGGGTTCTTCCTTCGTGACGACAGCGTCAACCATTTCGGTTCACCGTGTCTCGAAAGGTAGCAGTTTCGAGACACGGTGTCCAGTTAATCGACGCGGCGGGAAGGTGCACTTCGGAGCGCGCACGCCTGCACGGTCGCGAGCGGCGAAGAATTAGGCCCCCGGCTCGGCGGCCGTGGCGACCGGACAGGCCGCCGAATGAGGAGGTTGCAGCCGTAGCCCGTTGGTGGTGTTGGCGTACCGGTTCACGCTGGACCCGAACGCTTTCCGCGTGGCCGCGCTGGGTTCACGCGGCGGTGCGGCAGGCTCATTTGGCGTATAACCGGAAGCGGACTACGGCCCAGGTGCGGTCGAAGGTGGGGCAGTGGTATGAGCGAGTAGGTGTGGTCGGCCGAGACGACTCCGGCTACGGGACCTTGTCGAGCAAGGGCAGCGGTTCGGGTGGTGTTGCCCATGCTTGCCGACGGTCGGTGACACTGCGAGCGTGTTGCCCCTGGGCGAAGGTGACGCGGCGGTGTGTGCTGTCCAGGCATGCGCGGTCGAATGGGCTGGGTCCGCTTTTATGGGCCCGACGTGCCGTCCGAACGTGGGAGGAGTTGCACCGCCCACGATCGGCCCAACTGGTTTCCGAGCGCAGCTTGTGCAGCAACAGCTGGTTCCAGACGCCAGCTCCGGTCCGGGCCGCCAGGCGGCGCCAACAGATAACGCCCGAGACGAACCCGGGCATCCGTGGCGGGTACTCCTGCTGAAGCCCGGTCGCCGAATTGACGGGCTGGCCACCCTCTGCCGATTTCCAGGACATGTTTCCGCCACGTTGTCCGGTCACTGGTCCGCTCACCAGCACACTGATGGAGGCCCCAATATCGAAATTCAATCCATCATGTCTCGGTACGATGTGGGTGTGAGTGACCAGAGACCACGGACCGGGCGACCGCGCAGCGAGCAAGCGAGAACAGCGGTCCTGCACGCAGTCGACGACCTGCTGGTCGAGGTCGGCTACGCGGCATTGACGATGAAAGGCATCGCCGAACGGGCAGGTGTCGGTCGCCAGACTGTCTACCGCTGGTGGTCGACCAAAGCGGAGATCTTGTTCGAGGCAGCCATCACTGACGCGATCAAAGAACTCATCAAACAACCTCAGCCGACCACACTCGAAGACGTGATTACCTATCTCGAAGCCGTCGAGAGCTTCTTGACGACTTCACCCGCGGGCGCCGCATATCGCGCACTCTTGGGCGAAGCGCAGCACGACTCTGCTGTCGCGCAACTCGTGGGCTCGGCTGCTCTGTTCGATGGACCGGCTCGTGCAGTTCTGAGTCGCGGAATCAGCCGAGGTGACATTTCCTCGACGACTCCCCTCGATGCGGCAATTGCGGTTTTGACCGGACCAGCCTTCTACCTGGCGGTGACAGGAGCCGACAGGCTGCGTATTCCCGCTCACGCGCTGGCCTCGGCGTTGCTCGCGGCTGTCCGCGAGCTGTCGCCCACGGCGTCCATGGACGCATGACGGTGCGTAAGAGATCGGACGGTCGGTGTGCTGAGGAGGGACAGGCGCGTGCAGTGCGAGCGGTCACCAGGACTTGACCACGCCGCCTGGACGTGGTGCTGGCCGACCGCGGCTACGACCACGACAAGTACCGCCGCCTGGTCTGGGACCTGGGCGTGAAGCCGCTGATCGCCTGCCGCGGCACCGAGCACGGCTCTGGTCTGGGCACCCAACGATGGGTCGTGGAGCGCGCGTTCGCCCATCTGCACTGGTTCCGCCGCCTGCGGATCCGCTGGGAGATCCGCGACGACATCCACGAAGCCTTCCTCACCCTCGGCTGCGCACTCACCTGCCGGCGACGGCTGCGGTCACTCTGAGGGGCACTGGGCGGCGGTACATTCGGCTTCCTGGGCTGCCATGACCTCATCGCCATGCTCGAAGGCCCACGCTCCGACTGCGTCGATGGGCGCCAACAAAGTCCGGCCCAGGGCGGTGAGTTGGTAGTCAACGCGCGGTGGCGCTCCGGGGTGTGCCCGCCGCTCCACCAGTCCGTTGGACTGCAAGCGCCGCAGAGTCTCAGTGAGGACCTTGGAGCTGATCCCTCCGATCCGCTCGCGTAGTTCGACCGGACGTCTGGGACCGTCGCGCAAGGCCCAGAGGACCACGGCGTTCCAGGTGTTGGACAGGAGGTCGAAGGCCAGGCGAGCACGGCAGTCGGCGAGGAAAGCGTCGGTCGTCACGTACCAAATGGTGCCCGACAGGCCCTCTAGCGTCGTTGCGAATGGTCCAAGCAGGTCGTGGGAGGAAATGCGTGATGAGAATCGGCGTACTTGGCACGGGCAACATGGCGGACGCGCTCGCCACCCACTGGGTCCGGGCCGGGCACGACGTGGCCGTCGGAGGACGGGACATGCACAAGGCGGAGCGGCTCGCGACGCGCCTCGGGGGCAGCGCGAAGCCTGTCAGCCTGCATGCGGCGGCCGAATTCGGTCAGGTGGTGCTGTCTGCGCTGCCCTTCGGCGCGGGTACGAGCGTGGTGCGGGAACTACGAGCGGTCATGGACGGCAAGGTGCTGATCGACTGTTGCAATCCGGTCGGGCCGGGCTTCCGGCTGCTGACACAGAGCGGCCTGTCGGCCGCACAGCAACTGGCCGCGGCGGCACCAGGAACCCATGTGGTCAAGGCGTTCAATCTCTGCCACGAGGACGTGTGGCGTATGTCGCCGCCCATCTTCGACGGGCGCCGACTGGCCGTTCCGGTCTGTGGAGACGACGAAACGGCTCTCGCCCTCGTACACGAGTTGGTGCGGCATGTCGGCTGCGAACCCGTGGCCGGCGGCTCTCTTGAACGAGCCGGACTCCTGGAAGCGACCGCGGCACTCTTCATCGGGCTCTGGATCGGCGAGGGGGCCGATGTCCAGGCCATCGCACCCCCACTGGCCTATGCCGCCGGACCGAGAGACGGGGAACCACAAACCACCGAAAAGGCTTTTCGTCAGGAGTTCTAAGTCCATGATCCCCTCCGCGACGCGGCGGGCTACTACCTCATGCCGGAAGGGCAAGTGGCGGCGAAGCCGTACAAGCTGCTGCGCCAGGCCCTGGCCCGGTCGTCGAAGGTGGCGATCGCCAAATACGTCTGTTCGGGAGAGGAGCGCTTGGGCCTGCTTCGTACTGGCGGAGATCATTTATTCCTGGCGTGCGGTATTCCCTGCGC
Above is a window of Streptomyces sp. SAI-135 DNA encoding:
- a CDS encoding SDR family NAD(P)-dependent oxidoreductase, which codes for MQESNHKTALVIGASRTLGLALATELARRGWDVIGTVRGDRRTGLHDLVDSSDGRVTVEHVDTTKPEQISALRDRLSGRDLDLLFVNAGIAHANIPVSEVTIESFTEVMVTNALSPMRVIETLGPLVIETGMIAVMSSRQGSLTMNTNGGNEVYRASKSALNQLMRSYAARNADDPRTLLLVNPGWVRTGLGGPGALLEIDESIPGVVNTLEARAGERGLHFVDYENQVLPW
- a CDS encoding TetR/AcrR family transcriptional regulator, which encodes MSDQRPRTGRPRSEQARTAVLHAVDDLLVEVGYAALTMKGIAERAGVGRQTVYRWWSTKAEILFEAAITDAIKELIKQPQPTTLEDVITYLEAVESFLTTSPAGAAYRALLGEAQHDSAVAQLVGSAALFDGPARAVLSRGISRGDISSTTPLDAAIAVLTGPAFYLAVTGADRLRIPAHALASALLAAVRELSPTASMDA
- a CDS encoding helix-turn-helix domain-containing protein gives rise to the protein MTTDAFLADCRARLAFDLLSNTWNAVVLWALRDGPRRPVELRERIGGISSKVLTETLRRLQSNGLVERRAHPGAPPRVDYQLTALGRTLLAPIDAVGAWAFEHGDEVMAAQEAECTAAQCPSE
- a CDS encoding NAD(P)-binding domain-containing protein; translated protein: MRIGVLGTGNMADALATHWVRAGHDVAVGGRDMHKAERLATRLGGSAKPVSLHAAAEFGQVVLSALPFGAGTSVVRELRAVMDGKVLIDCCNPVGPGFRLLTQSGLSAAQQLAAAAPGTHVVKAFNLCHEDVWRMSPPIFDGRRLAVPVCGDDETALALVHELVRHVGCEPVAGGSLERAGLLEATAALFIGLWIGEGADVQAIAPPLAYAAGPRDGEPQTTEKAFRQEF
- a CDS encoding SMI1/KNR4 family protein; this translates as MTQMDLSAFEREWTRFESWLQVNSPADHAMLRRPAVPERLIELESRLGFDLHPELRALLQHHDGAAGPVAVPGPRRPLPAGAFLPLGHRLSGVDDIASMYDMIVDVGEDNIDADLWEDDALAVNLHRCVPFALPNDGGVAFVDHRPGPSYGHVHEMGIGSGDLDGTLWATSLTQLFSTLADALESDGPFLHYWPTPFEDSSGHRCLEWQIRT